One window from the genome of Anomalospiza imberbis isolate Cuckoo-Finch-1a 21T00152 chromosome 13, ASM3175350v1, whole genome shotgun sequence encodes:
- the ALPK3 gene encoding alpha-protein kinase 3 isoform X1, translating to MSSTRRALAGLYGRGTSHIDGAEEAESAAWASRPDRRSYLLGIRPQNSLSSSRFSPSSLGRSTFCAIISQLTEETQPLFETTIKSRAVSEDSDAKFTCIVTGYPQPEVTWYKDDEEMDRYCGLPKYEIFRHGNRHTLQLYKCREEDAGIYQASARNNKGIVSCSGVLEVGTMTEFKIHQKWFDKIKRKAEEKMQEIEQGKKRGKENVEVEKLQGMSPERLQRKRRLARDQNLRSGDSSWEKEDAAKVHVADSQSRLHKDIAETKEQPLSAVPGFPNKLVAPLKAEVTTNGDATLESGEENGNNFLTYIYETVEDLATKPGAKDSAAKKKKKVEPPSAPRQEASKREESGRDRANPSANPRFAPPVPLRRNARLRAASDQEVETSPKLKEPGKAVKQDTKPNDDMYFSLKDMYFDKQVKPAAGKEEMGAKEEAESEAALQPVAASRQTEDAPLASEVLEAGPVLSEGQRGQQQEQKLEGNKEVAVRVGQSPGDLKHPVSSPTKETSQQASKLEEVRKEVPVCQETRGAVKRTNPRFRAQEPPKPPAHSPDHVQSGKEHLPPRKQAERHSRALEARDTQQGLLNQENKSQGGEESLLKKLTPPEPGEDTPLEQIPCQTVKDGKSKEARAELSRSHPGVRTGGSDAAEPCLGAVHREAGETPLGHQNTQNETAAPASVPLAKEELLPAPAVRPSVAQEALLASNRSPGMEATAGEVPSGAQLLPPASGETEITTTDGSAPREMFSAITLEKENAKRVPIGPQGKEGGLLTATAPCQEPAASSGTWEGVSEGQPQVPLILPGSERSQEMSVEEKMQHKNLVSSLKNYLLLLLKMSDSSKDATKEDTDSGDKEQLNAGEGMIPEIGIAGLSPRTSRKVLEKVQNNQLFQTAENLPLTPRTSRRITGMINEELVTSKEMLACRPVPPKRRTWGAPEAKGPPPLSVPSIVVGSMPPAGVAPHLSDLPPVSSEESPADPLAVLPCATPEELALGARRKIYLPKPKQVGVEEEATPESLGHTRSPTVSPRQSRKNAPLLHSPASAPSSPSEQCSPTLMRKMATLEVPKLYEEPAGDTIGDEEVPGDAKPEAQPAESQSTNNPFKAPQVVRKIRAEQFSDASGNLKLWCQFFNILSDSKLTWYKDEIPVAEAQRSAGDEGQAALAVVQASQKDCGVYRCVISNEYGTDSTDFLLSPEVLSGFILREEIEVGEEIEMTPMVFAKGLADAGYWGDKLFGRVVSEDMEVGAGFLRKACRARAIYGLEPVFESGHTCVIKVHNFIVFGTKNENSLIEKNYDITIQECKVQNSSREYCKIFAAEARAVPDFGAVPEIIPLYLIYRPANNIPYATMEEDLGRPCEQYCVTESDGSLVARGTSEIVLKCCTFQHWVYQWTNGNILVTDMEGVGWKLTNVRIATNLKGYQGLKESCFPSLLEQFPAAHRCNHYCTILGLKMLEPAKPKGSKSPCLGRKSAQSSPQLQKKVLTSPQGTRKASVSPKSSRRSAETREAPTVCKPRSGESNRAGCPQ from the exons GGTATCCACAGCCAGAGGTGACGTGGTACAAGGATGATGAGGAGATGGATCGCTATTGTGGCTTACCCAAGTATGAGATATTCCGTCATGGAAACCGCCACACCCTGCAGCTCTACAA GTGCCGAGAAGAGGATGCAGGCATTTACCAGGCCTCAGCTAGAAATAACAAAGGCATCGTGTCCTGCTCTGGTGTGCTGGAAGTGGGAACCATGACGGAGTTCAAAATCCATCAGAAGTGGTTTGACAAAATCAAGAGAAAGGCTGAAGAAAAGATGCAAGAAATAGAACAGGGCAAGAAAcgaggaaaagaaaatgtggaaGTGGAGAAGTTGCAAGGAATGAGCCCGGAACGGCTCCAGAGGAAGCGGAGGCTGGCTAGAGATCAGAATCTCCGGTCAGGAGACTCTTCATGGGAGAAGGAAGACGCAGCAAAAGTGCACGTCGCGGATTCACAGTCCAGGTTACACAAGGATATCGCTGAGACAAAGGAGCAGCCACTCAGTGCGGTGCCAGGCTTCCCAAACAAACTGGTGGCACCTCTGAAAGCAGAGGTGACCACCAATGGAGACGCCACTTTGGAAAGTGGGGAGGAGAATGGGAACAACTTTCTCACGTACATCTATGAGACAGTGGAGGACTTGGCGACCAAGCCAGGGGCAAAAGATTCTGcagctaaaaagaaaaagaaggtggAGCCTCCTTCAGCACCAAGACAGGAAGCTTCTAAGCGAGAAGAAAGTGGGAGAGACAGGGCCAATCCATCTGCAAATCCCAGGTTTGCTCCTCCTGTCCCCTTACGGAGGAATGCACGTTTACGAGCAGCAAGTGATCAAGAAGTGGAAACCAGTCCAAAACTCAAAGAGCCTGGGAAAGCTGTGAAACAAGACACTAAACCTAATGATGACATGTACTTCTCTTTAAAGGACATGTATTTTGATAAACAAGTGAAGCCAGcggcagggaaggaggagatgggagcCAAGGAGGAGGCTGAGAGTGAGgctgccctgcagcctgtggcagccagcagacagacagaagaTGCTCCACTGGCCTCTGAGGTGTTGGAAGCAGGACCTGTGCTGTCTGAGGGCCAGAGAGGCCAGCAACAAGAACAGAAGTTGGAGGGAAACAAAGAG gtTGCAGTAAGAGTTGGACAGTCTCCTGGTGACCTAAAGCATCCAGTTTCCAGTCCAACCAAAGAGACCAGTCAGCAAGCCAGTAAGTTAGAGGAGGTCAGGAAAGAGGTGCCTGTTTGCCAGGAGACCAGGGGGGCTGTGAAAAGGACAAATCCTCGGTTTAGGGCTCAGGAGCCACCAAAGCCACCAGCACATTCTCCAGACCATGTACAGTCTGGCAAGGAGCACCTACCCCCCAGGAAACAGGCAGAAAGACATTCCCGTGCTCTTGAGGCCAGAGATACTCAGCAAGGACTGTTAAATCAAGAGAACAAAAGCCAAGGTGGAGAAGAGTCATTGCTAAAAAAATTGACTCCTCCAGAACCTGGAGAAGACACTCCTCTTGAACAAATCCCATGTCAGACAGTCAAGGATGGGAAGAGCAAAGAGGCAAGAGCAGAGTTGTCCAGGAGCCATCCTGGTGTGAGGACAGGAGGGAGCGATGCAGCAGAGCCATGTCTTGGGGCTGTACACAGGGAGGCAGGAGAGACACCTTTGGGCCATCAGAACACCCAAAATGAAACGGCAGCTCCTGCTTCAGTTCCTCTTGCCAAGGAAGAGCTgcttcctgctcctgcagtgagaccatcagtggctcaggaggCACTGCTGGCATCTAATAGAAGCCCAGGGATGGAGGCCACTGCAGGAGAGGTCCCGTCTggagcccagctgctgcctcctgcaagCGGAGAAACGGAAATCACAACAACAGATGGATCTGCCCCACGAGAGATGTTTTCAGCCATCACTTTAGAGAAGGAGAATGCTAAGCGGGTGCCCATAGGACCtcaagggaaggagggaggactCCTAACAGCCACAGCTCCATGCCAGGAACCAGCAGCATCTTCAGGGACTTGGGAAGGAGTCTCTGAGGGTCAGCCACAGGTACCGCTGATTCTGCCCGGATCGGAGAGATCTCAGGAGATGTCTGTGGAGGAGAAAATGCAGCACAAAAACCTGGTTTCCTCCTTAAAGAACTACCTGCTGCTACTTCTAAAAATGTCAGATAGCAGTAAGGATGCCACAAAAGAGGACACTGACTCTGGAGACAAGGAGCAGCTGAATGCAGGGGAAGGCATGATCCCAGAGATAGGCATTGCTGGCCTTAGCCCTCGCACCTCAAGGAAGGTTTTGGAAAAAGTACAAAACAACCAGCTCTTCCAGACAGCAGAGAACTTGCCTCTGACCCCCAGGACGTCCAGACGGATCACAGGAATGATTAATGAGGAACTTGTTACCAGCAAGGAGATGCTGGCTTGCAGGCCTGTGCCACCGAAGAGACGCACCTGGGGGGCTCCTGAGGCCAAGGGGCCGCCCCCACTCTCAGTACCCTCCATCGTGGTGGGCAGCATGCCTCCAGCAGGAGTGGCTCCTCATCTTTCTGATTTGCCTCCGGTGAGCTCTGAAGAGAGCCCTGCTGACCCTCTGGCAGTGCTACCTTGTGCCACACCAGAAGAGCTCGCTTTGGGCGCCCGGCGCAAAATATACCTGCCAAAACCCAAACAGGTGGGGGTGGAAGAGGAGGCAACCCCAGAGAGCCTGGGGCACACAAGAAGTCCAACTGTTTCACCACGGCAATCCAGGAAGAACGCACCCCTGTTGCATTCTCCTGCCTCAGCTCCATCCTCTCCCTCAGAGCAGTGTTCTCCAACCCTCATGAGGAAGATGGCCACATTGGAGGTTCCTAAGCTGTATGAGGAGCCTGCAGGTGACACCATTGGTGATGAAGAGGTCCCTGGAGATGCTAAGCCAGAAGCACAGCCAGCAGAGTCCCAGAGTACAAATAACCCATTTAAAG CTCCACAGGTGGTCCGTAAGATCAGGGCAGAACAATTTTCCGATGCATCAGGAAACCTGAAACTTTGGTGCCAGTTCTTCAATATATTGAGCGATTCCAAGCTGACGTGGTACAAGGACGAGATCCCTGTAGCTGAAGCCCAAAGGAG tgctggTGATGAGGGCCAGGCAGCTTTGGCTGTTGTGCAGGCATCCCAGAAGGATTGTGGAGTCTATCGGTGTGTGATCAGCAACGAGTATGGCACCGACTCCACAGATTTCCTGCTCAGCCCAGAAG TATTGTCAGGATTTATCCTGCGGGAAGAGATTGAAG TTGGAGAGGAGATCGAGATGACACCCATGGTGTTTGCCAAGGGTTTGGCTGATGCAGGCTATTGGGGGGATAAGCTCTTCGGGCGCGTGGTGAGCGAGGACATGGAAGTGGGTGCTGGTTTCCTGCGCAAAGCCTGCCGTGCCAGAGCCATCTACGGCCTGGAGCCTGTCTTCGAGTCCGGCCACACCTGCGTTATCAAAGTGCACAATTTCATCGTCTTTGGGACCAAGAATGAGAACAGCCTTATTGAGAAGAACTATGATATCACCATCCAG GAATGTAAAGTCCAAAACTCCAGCCGTGAGTACTGCAAGATCTTTGCTGCTGAGGCACGAGCAGTCCCTGATTTTGGAGCAGTGCCTGA GATAATTCCTCTGTACCTGATTTATCGTCCAGCCAACAACATCCCTTATGCCACAATGGAGGAGGACCTTGGCAGGCCTTGTGAGCAGTACTGTGTCACTGAGAGTGATGGCAGCTTGGTGGCACGAGGCACCTCAGAGATTGTGCTCAAATGCTGCACCTTCCAGCATTGGGTTTATCAGTGGACAAACGGAAACATCCTCGTGACTGACATGGAAG GAGTGGGCTGGAAGTTGACCAACGTACGGATCGCTACCAATCTGAAAGG GTACCAGGGGCTGAAGGAGAGCTGCTTCCCCTCTCTGCTGGAGCAGTTCCCAGCTGCTCACAGGTGCAATCACTActgcaccatcctgggcctGAAGATGCTGGAGCCAGCCAAGCCCAAGGGCTCCAAGAgtccctgcctgggcaggaagTCTGCCCAGTCCAGCCCCCAGCTCCAGAAGAAGGTGTTGACAAGTCCTCAGGGCACCCGCAAGGCTTCTGTGAGCCCCAAGAGCTCCCGGAGATCTGCCGAAACAAGGGAGGCCCCAACAGTCTGCAAACCCAGGTCAGGAGAGAGCAACAGAGCTGGCTGCCCACAGTag
- the ALPK3 gene encoding alpha-protein kinase 3 isoform X2 produces MSSTRRALAGLYGRGTSHIDGAEEAESAAWASRPDRRSYLLGIRPQNRSTFCAIISQLTEETQPLFETTIKSRAVSEDSDAKFTCIVTGYPQPEVTWYKDDEEMDRYCGLPKYEIFRHGNRHTLQLYKCREEDAGIYQASARNNKGIVSCSGVLEVGTMTEFKIHQKWFDKIKRKAEEKMQEIEQGKKRGKENVEVEKLQGMSPERLQRKRRLARDQNLRSGDSSWEKEDAAKVHVADSQSRLHKDIAETKEQPLSAVPGFPNKLVAPLKAEVTTNGDATLESGEENGNNFLTYIYETVEDLATKPGAKDSAAKKKKKVEPPSAPRQEASKREESGRDRANPSANPRFAPPVPLRRNARLRAASDQEVETSPKLKEPGKAVKQDTKPNDDMYFSLKDMYFDKQVKPAAGKEEMGAKEEAESEAALQPVAASRQTEDAPLASEVLEAGPVLSEGQRGQQQEQKLEGNKEVAVRVGQSPGDLKHPVSSPTKETSQQASKLEEVRKEVPVCQETRGAVKRTNPRFRAQEPPKPPAHSPDHVQSGKEHLPPRKQAERHSRALEARDTQQGLLNQENKSQGGEESLLKKLTPPEPGEDTPLEQIPCQTVKDGKSKEARAELSRSHPGVRTGGSDAAEPCLGAVHREAGETPLGHQNTQNETAAPASVPLAKEELLPAPAVRPSVAQEALLASNRSPGMEATAGEVPSGAQLLPPASGETEITTTDGSAPREMFSAITLEKENAKRVPIGPQGKEGGLLTATAPCQEPAASSGTWEGVSEGQPQVPLILPGSERSQEMSVEEKMQHKNLVSSLKNYLLLLLKMSDSSKDATKEDTDSGDKEQLNAGEGMIPEIGIAGLSPRTSRKVLEKVQNNQLFQTAENLPLTPRTSRRITGMINEELVTSKEMLACRPVPPKRRTWGAPEAKGPPPLSVPSIVVGSMPPAGVAPHLSDLPPVSSEESPADPLAVLPCATPEELALGARRKIYLPKPKQVGVEEEATPESLGHTRSPTVSPRQSRKNAPLLHSPASAPSSPSEQCSPTLMRKMATLEVPKLYEEPAGDTIGDEEVPGDAKPEAQPAESQSTNNPFKAPQVVRKIRAEQFSDASGNLKLWCQFFNILSDSKLTWYKDEIPVAEAQRSAGDEGQAALAVVQASQKDCGVYRCVISNEYGTDSTDFLLSPEVLSGFILREEIEVGEEIEMTPMVFAKGLADAGYWGDKLFGRVVSEDMEVGAGFLRKACRARAIYGLEPVFESGHTCVIKVHNFIVFGTKNENSLIEKNYDITIQECKVQNSSREYCKIFAAEARAVPDFGAVPEIIPLYLIYRPANNIPYATMEEDLGRPCEQYCVTESDGSLVARGTSEIVLKCCTFQHWVYQWTNGNILVTDMEGVGWKLTNVRIATNLKGYQGLKESCFPSLLEQFPAAHRCNHYCTILGLKMLEPAKPKGSKSPCLGRKSAQSSPQLQKKVLTSPQGTRKASVSPKSSRRSAETREAPTVCKPRSGESNRAGCPQ; encoded by the exons GGTATCCACAGCCAGAGGTGACGTGGTACAAGGATGATGAGGAGATGGATCGCTATTGTGGCTTACCCAAGTATGAGATATTCCGTCATGGAAACCGCCACACCCTGCAGCTCTACAA GTGCCGAGAAGAGGATGCAGGCATTTACCAGGCCTCAGCTAGAAATAACAAAGGCATCGTGTCCTGCTCTGGTGTGCTGGAAGTGGGAACCATGACGGAGTTCAAAATCCATCAGAAGTGGTTTGACAAAATCAAGAGAAAGGCTGAAGAAAAGATGCAAGAAATAGAACAGGGCAAGAAAcgaggaaaagaaaatgtggaaGTGGAGAAGTTGCAAGGAATGAGCCCGGAACGGCTCCAGAGGAAGCGGAGGCTGGCTAGAGATCAGAATCTCCGGTCAGGAGACTCTTCATGGGAGAAGGAAGACGCAGCAAAAGTGCACGTCGCGGATTCACAGTCCAGGTTACACAAGGATATCGCTGAGACAAAGGAGCAGCCACTCAGTGCGGTGCCAGGCTTCCCAAACAAACTGGTGGCACCTCTGAAAGCAGAGGTGACCACCAATGGAGACGCCACTTTGGAAAGTGGGGAGGAGAATGGGAACAACTTTCTCACGTACATCTATGAGACAGTGGAGGACTTGGCGACCAAGCCAGGGGCAAAAGATTCTGcagctaaaaagaaaaagaaggtggAGCCTCCTTCAGCACCAAGACAGGAAGCTTCTAAGCGAGAAGAAAGTGGGAGAGACAGGGCCAATCCATCTGCAAATCCCAGGTTTGCTCCTCCTGTCCCCTTACGGAGGAATGCACGTTTACGAGCAGCAAGTGATCAAGAAGTGGAAACCAGTCCAAAACTCAAAGAGCCTGGGAAAGCTGTGAAACAAGACACTAAACCTAATGATGACATGTACTTCTCTTTAAAGGACATGTATTTTGATAAACAAGTGAAGCCAGcggcagggaaggaggagatgggagcCAAGGAGGAGGCTGAGAGTGAGgctgccctgcagcctgtggcagccagcagacagacagaagaTGCTCCACTGGCCTCTGAGGTGTTGGAAGCAGGACCTGTGCTGTCTGAGGGCCAGAGAGGCCAGCAACAAGAACAGAAGTTGGAGGGAAACAAAGAG gtTGCAGTAAGAGTTGGACAGTCTCCTGGTGACCTAAAGCATCCAGTTTCCAGTCCAACCAAAGAGACCAGTCAGCAAGCCAGTAAGTTAGAGGAGGTCAGGAAAGAGGTGCCTGTTTGCCAGGAGACCAGGGGGGCTGTGAAAAGGACAAATCCTCGGTTTAGGGCTCAGGAGCCACCAAAGCCACCAGCACATTCTCCAGACCATGTACAGTCTGGCAAGGAGCACCTACCCCCCAGGAAACAGGCAGAAAGACATTCCCGTGCTCTTGAGGCCAGAGATACTCAGCAAGGACTGTTAAATCAAGAGAACAAAAGCCAAGGTGGAGAAGAGTCATTGCTAAAAAAATTGACTCCTCCAGAACCTGGAGAAGACACTCCTCTTGAACAAATCCCATGTCAGACAGTCAAGGATGGGAAGAGCAAAGAGGCAAGAGCAGAGTTGTCCAGGAGCCATCCTGGTGTGAGGACAGGAGGGAGCGATGCAGCAGAGCCATGTCTTGGGGCTGTACACAGGGAGGCAGGAGAGACACCTTTGGGCCATCAGAACACCCAAAATGAAACGGCAGCTCCTGCTTCAGTTCCTCTTGCCAAGGAAGAGCTgcttcctgctcctgcagtgagaccatcagtggctcaggaggCACTGCTGGCATCTAATAGAAGCCCAGGGATGGAGGCCACTGCAGGAGAGGTCCCGTCTggagcccagctgctgcctcctgcaagCGGAGAAACGGAAATCACAACAACAGATGGATCTGCCCCACGAGAGATGTTTTCAGCCATCACTTTAGAGAAGGAGAATGCTAAGCGGGTGCCCATAGGACCtcaagggaaggagggaggactCCTAACAGCCACAGCTCCATGCCAGGAACCAGCAGCATCTTCAGGGACTTGGGAAGGAGTCTCTGAGGGTCAGCCACAGGTACCGCTGATTCTGCCCGGATCGGAGAGATCTCAGGAGATGTCTGTGGAGGAGAAAATGCAGCACAAAAACCTGGTTTCCTCCTTAAAGAACTACCTGCTGCTACTTCTAAAAATGTCAGATAGCAGTAAGGATGCCACAAAAGAGGACACTGACTCTGGAGACAAGGAGCAGCTGAATGCAGGGGAAGGCATGATCCCAGAGATAGGCATTGCTGGCCTTAGCCCTCGCACCTCAAGGAAGGTTTTGGAAAAAGTACAAAACAACCAGCTCTTCCAGACAGCAGAGAACTTGCCTCTGACCCCCAGGACGTCCAGACGGATCACAGGAATGATTAATGAGGAACTTGTTACCAGCAAGGAGATGCTGGCTTGCAGGCCTGTGCCACCGAAGAGACGCACCTGGGGGGCTCCTGAGGCCAAGGGGCCGCCCCCACTCTCAGTACCCTCCATCGTGGTGGGCAGCATGCCTCCAGCAGGAGTGGCTCCTCATCTTTCTGATTTGCCTCCGGTGAGCTCTGAAGAGAGCCCTGCTGACCCTCTGGCAGTGCTACCTTGTGCCACACCAGAAGAGCTCGCTTTGGGCGCCCGGCGCAAAATATACCTGCCAAAACCCAAACAGGTGGGGGTGGAAGAGGAGGCAACCCCAGAGAGCCTGGGGCACACAAGAAGTCCAACTGTTTCACCACGGCAATCCAGGAAGAACGCACCCCTGTTGCATTCTCCTGCCTCAGCTCCATCCTCTCCCTCAGAGCAGTGTTCTCCAACCCTCATGAGGAAGATGGCCACATTGGAGGTTCCTAAGCTGTATGAGGAGCCTGCAGGTGACACCATTGGTGATGAAGAGGTCCCTGGAGATGCTAAGCCAGAAGCACAGCCAGCAGAGTCCCAGAGTACAAATAACCCATTTAAAG CTCCACAGGTGGTCCGTAAGATCAGGGCAGAACAATTTTCCGATGCATCAGGAAACCTGAAACTTTGGTGCCAGTTCTTCAATATATTGAGCGATTCCAAGCTGACGTGGTACAAGGACGAGATCCCTGTAGCTGAAGCCCAAAGGAG tgctggTGATGAGGGCCAGGCAGCTTTGGCTGTTGTGCAGGCATCCCAGAAGGATTGTGGAGTCTATCGGTGTGTGATCAGCAACGAGTATGGCACCGACTCCACAGATTTCCTGCTCAGCCCAGAAG TATTGTCAGGATTTATCCTGCGGGAAGAGATTGAAG TTGGAGAGGAGATCGAGATGACACCCATGGTGTTTGCCAAGGGTTTGGCTGATGCAGGCTATTGGGGGGATAAGCTCTTCGGGCGCGTGGTGAGCGAGGACATGGAAGTGGGTGCTGGTTTCCTGCGCAAAGCCTGCCGTGCCAGAGCCATCTACGGCCTGGAGCCTGTCTTCGAGTCCGGCCACACCTGCGTTATCAAAGTGCACAATTTCATCGTCTTTGGGACCAAGAATGAGAACAGCCTTATTGAGAAGAACTATGATATCACCATCCAG GAATGTAAAGTCCAAAACTCCAGCCGTGAGTACTGCAAGATCTTTGCTGCTGAGGCACGAGCAGTCCCTGATTTTGGAGCAGTGCCTGA GATAATTCCTCTGTACCTGATTTATCGTCCAGCCAACAACATCCCTTATGCCACAATGGAGGAGGACCTTGGCAGGCCTTGTGAGCAGTACTGTGTCACTGAGAGTGATGGCAGCTTGGTGGCACGAGGCACCTCAGAGATTGTGCTCAAATGCTGCACCTTCCAGCATTGGGTTTATCAGTGGACAAACGGAAACATCCTCGTGACTGACATGGAAG GAGTGGGCTGGAAGTTGACCAACGTACGGATCGCTACCAATCTGAAAGG GTACCAGGGGCTGAAGGAGAGCTGCTTCCCCTCTCTGCTGGAGCAGTTCCCAGCTGCTCACAGGTGCAATCACTActgcaccatcctgggcctGAAGATGCTGGAGCCAGCCAAGCCCAAGGGCTCCAAGAgtccctgcctgggcaggaagTCTGCCCAGTCCAGCCCCCAGCTCCAGAAGAAGGTGTTGACAAGTCCTCAGGGCACCCGCAAGGCTTCTGTGAGCCCCAAGAGCTCCCGGAGATCTGCCGAAACAAGGGAGGCCCCAACAGTCTGCAAACCCAGGTCAGGAGAGAGCAACAGAGCTGGCTGCCCACAGTag